The nucleotide sequence CTCTATTATGGAGAGGGAAGTCTATAAGGGTCACAAAGGATGCTGGCATTCTGCTGTGAGATGCGGTGGGAAAAGTTTGGGTTTTGGAGTCAAAAGGACATATGTATTTGAATCCTTACTCTGCTACTTGCACCTGTATGAATTTGAACAGGGCATCAGTTTTCTTCCCAGTGAAAATGATAGAGATGGACTAAATCGATGGTGTTCAAACTTTTGGTTTCAgcatcttttttatgtttttaaaaatactattgagggggcagtgaggtggcttattgtggagagagtgccaggacttgagatgggagttcctgggttcaaatgttgcctcagacatttcctagctgtatgaccctgagcaagtcacaaccccagttgtctagtctttactactcttctgccttggaactgatactcagtattgattcaaagacagaaagtaagggttaaaaaaagtattgAGGGAGGCCGCCGCCGCTCGTGCTGGTTCCGCGCCGCCACCGTGGCCATGATGATCCACGGCTTCCAGAGCAGCCGCCAGGACTTCTCCTTCGGGCCCTGGAAGCTGACGGCGGCCAAGACGCACATCATGAAGTCGGCCGATGTGGAGAAATTAGCTGATGAGCTCCATATGCCATCTCTTCCTGAAATGATGTTTGGAGACAATGTTTTAAGAATCCAACATGTTTCTGGCTTTGGAATTGAGTTCAATGCAACTGATGCTTTAAAGTGTGTAAACAACTACCAAGGAGTACTCAAGGTGGCATGTGCTGAAGAATGGCAAGAGAGCAGGACGGAGGGTGAGCACTCCAAAGAGATTATTAGACCATATGACTGGACCTATACAACAGATTACAAAGGAACATTACTTGGCGAAGCTCTTAAGTTAAAGGTTGTGCCTACGACAGATCATATAGACACAGAGAAATTGAAAGCCAGGGAACAGATTAAATTTTTTGAAGAAGTTCTGTTGTTTGAAGATGAACTTCATGATCATGGAGTTTCAAGCTTAAGTGTGAAAATTAGAGTGATGCCTTCTAGCTTTTTCCTGTTACTGAGATTTTTCTTAAGAATTGATGGCGTGCTCATCAGGATGAATGACACAAGGCTCTACCATGAGGCTGACAAGACTTACATGTTAAGAGAATACACTTCAAGGGAGAGCAAAATAGCCAATTTAATGCATGTTCCACCAGCCCTCTTTACAGAGCCCAATGAAATATCACAATACCTACCTGTAAAGGAGGCAGTATGTGAGAAGCTGGAGTTTCCAGAAAGAATGGATCTCAACCTTGCAGCTACACAGGAAAATACATGCATGGAATCTAAATAAAATGTCATACAATATGAACTCTCTGTGGAACCCTCACTGGAGATGACtacttttggggggtggggggaagattaGGGGAGGGCTATCTAATAAGACAATGAGCTGCCTTTCCTTGTGTCGAGATTTTCTGTAGCCTTAAAAGAAGGGATGAAAAGCTTGATGTAGGCAGGTTCTACACAGCCTGCTATTCATACCACCTGCCCATATCTATCCATATCTAAAATTAATGGGAGACTGAATTGAACCAAGGTTTTGAGTTGTTACAGAATGGGATCTTAGCAGCAGATATTTATATGTCCTAAAGAGCAATCAGAGGCAGTGGGCATGGAATTACCACAAATATTGTTTTGCATGAAGAGTTTAATTAAGTGAACCAAATCTAgtagttcttttaaaattttcaaaagattCCTGGGAAGTGAAAGATTGTGCATTTTGATAGCTTTTCAGTTTTAGTTTTGCAGAAAAATACTGACAAAAAGCTCTGCTAGAAAAAAGTGACTTGAGTTCACAAGTTAATCTCATGTTTTATATTAACAGAGTAAGTTTATATTTTCCCTTGAAAAACCATTGTATTAAATGGGATTTTGAGGCAAAATGTTCATAATTAgaaccaaaaaattatttctagaattTCAAGCTAGTTCATCTATTGAAAGAGTAATTAATAATGTTTCTCTCTCAGCTATAGTCCCTCACTGGCAGGTGTGCTGGTGTTACAACTAGTTTTTGGCTGTCATCTTATAAAGGCAGGTGCCTTATTTTTGGTTCTGTTGATGTTTTTTGTGCTTCTACCTTATATGACACCTTAATGTGAATAAATATGCTGAAGTTAGTACCAGTACTGAGAAGTTTTagatatctatcttatctatctcttGGATCTGGTATTaaggagaaatattttatggattaAGTCCtcagctagatttttttttttcataagataTTGGGGGTTGGCATGGGGTATAcgaaaatgaggagaaaatatttttaaaataaaacatagtttttatatttaaattttcagaTTTCTAATATGACAGGGGAGAGAAGTTGGTAAAAGGGAATAAACTTAGGACCCGTGGAAAAAAGACTGGATAACTTTacgaaatttaaaaaaatatggtctTTAAACTTTTATAAGTTTCTTTTGCCTGTCTACATAGTGCATGTAAAGCAGAAAATGATTACTATAGCATTGAGTaagagatttattaaaataagtGGGTTCAAAAAACTTTGTTTTAGTTGAGTTGTTGAGTTTtaccttcctcattttaaaatataatatgcagCTCTTCTGCTTTTGCCCTTTGGCAAGGTTTTAGAGTTGGTAGGGTATTAAGTTTGGGAAGATCTTAGTTGAAAGGATCTGCCAAAGAGTATACTTcctaaaaaattgtatttaaaccTGGACCCTCTTAGACGTTTATAATTTCACAGAATGGTGCTGTTGTGAACCACCCAGAAAGTGAACTTTATTAGCAAATTTAATCAAACTTTTAAGGAAATCATCTACCTTTAACTCTATCACCTCAAAGCAGACATATGAAAGCAAAATTTAATCTGCTCTGAGAGAATGCATTGCATGTTTACTGGGAAGCCATCTATTCCTCTATTAAAGTGTATGCTTTCTCTTTAGACAGGAAAGTGTGTATACTGTATGTGACTATCTGAATAAATGTCTACTTTGTTTGCCatgttattttgaatggaaaagACTGCTTAAGACAAGTTGTAAAATATTAAACTTTAACAACTGAAAAGGATTATCCATCAGTTGGGATGTCCattcttcccccttttttctttgtgGATGTATTGGTGTCAGGCTCAGTCCTTTATTACCTGTTTTGAATATCTTATGAAAAGATATTGGAGGGAATAAAAATAATGGATTACCTTTTGGGGAAGGGTACCACATGGAAGGATAAGTATGTTTCTGAATACTTCATGACCAATCCACTACAATATTACTATATGAAATACTTACAAAACAACTTGTTATCCGTTGTGATATGacacttcattttgtattatttgttcCAAATGTCCTCATCTTTTTGTACATgaagaataaacaagaaattactggcctaaaaaaaaaaaaaagtattgaggacctcaaagagcttttgtCTATGTGGGTTATATCTATCAACATTTActgtatttgaaataaaaatgttttagtaGTATTATGAAAATAGCTTTGGATCTCTGAAAGGGATTCAGGAATCTCTGGGGCCTCAGTCTATACTTTGAGAACCTCtagactggatgatctctgaggtgCCATACAGTCTAGGAATCAAAAAGCCTGTGAatcaaactgttttttttttaaaacaaaacaaaaaaaacaaaccctttttgtcttagaatcaatactgtattttgtttccaaggaagaagagtagtaagggctaggcaatgggaggtaagtgacttatccagggtcacacagctagagagtatctgaagccatattcaAACCCAGCATCTCTCATATCCATACCTGGAACTCTAACCACTGAGCGACCTAGCTGTCCCTGgaatcaaattattaaaaaaaccccaaacaaataaaatttttttcctctagctTATTAATATGGTGATGGAGGGCTAGGAGAAATTATGAAGAAGGGACATTCAATCCCCTTGTCATTTTGATGGTAATAGTACAAATTGTTATTAATTTAGTACTTTAAGTTGAAGAGTTCTAAGCACACATTTGTTCTGTTCCTACTACTAACATATTTGTAGAGTGTTTTACCATCGACAAATTCCCAATAATAATACCAAGAAGAAAGTGGTGCAAATATCATCAcgtttattttacaagtgagaaaaaaaCAAGGCTCAGGGTGTTCTAGTGGTATGCCAGGTTCCATAATTGGCAAGAATTGGAACAGGATTCACacctagatctttctgactaTGAGTACAGAACTTTTCCCAGTAATCTCTTCCTTTTATGGAAGGTAGATCACAATTACAGCTCTTCCATTTCAATAAGCTGAAATCAAATGAGGATAGGCtgtataaaggaaggaagaatatgaaTAGAATAAGAAGAGATGCTGAAATGAAGGGAATGGCTATCAGTGCCAACATTCAGAGATGATTCTCACCAAGAAAATAATACTAGCTAGCATATACAGGGCACTTTAagttttgtaaagtgctttctgaatattttctcatcttaGCCTAGAAAGGCAGAtctattgttttttgttgttgtttaatcaattgttcatgtccaactcttcatgaccccatctggggttttgtTGAAAAAGACTACAGAGTGGTTTGtgattttcttccccagctcattttacagatgaggaaactgaggcaaatggggttaaatgacttgccttgggtcagaCACACAGgtaatgtctgaggcaagatttgaactcaggaagacgagtctttctTGAGTCTAATGTGCTGCTTTACCTAGTTACTCCAGATGCTATATTAACCcgattttgcaattgaggaaactgaggcaaacagaggttaagtgccttgttcaaggtcacagaatTAATAAGAGCCCAGGTCTGGATTTGAGCTTCAGTTTTGCTGATTCcatgttggagaagaaaatggccaaccactccaatatttttgccaagaaaatcccaaatgggctaATGAAGAGTGGGActttactgaaacaactgaaacaactgaactgaaTTGGCTAATTCTAGGTTTAGCTCTTGATCCCACTGCATTGCCTCGCTGCAGAAAGTCCATTTAGTTTCTAGTgctatctccttccttctctcctatcTTAATTTCAGCATGTTAGGAATCATACATTTAAAGGTTCTCTGTGTGTAACACCCAGATGGACTGAACATGCAATGGCAAATAGGGGATTATTTTTAGTAGTGTTCCATGCTGTCAAGCATTTTCAACCAGCATCCCAGGGGTTCCTTCATATAGTTTTCTGGTGGGGGTAACTAACGGGTTCTTTGCACTTTGATAGCCAGATGACAAGGTGTCTGCTATTTTCGTTCTGATTGACGATCTCTTAGGATTCTGTAGAGCCTTGTTTGAAAGGGGTTTGGCAAAGGCCAGgacctctttcctctcccttgaATTTTGCCGAGGCCgtttcatagttttcttttgcttttgttgaGAGCCCAAGCTCCCTGGGTACTTCTTGCCCCTTCTCAGGGTTCTGCTGATTTTGATGCCCCTCAGAAGAGATGTGGAAACCTCTCTGGAACAATTTGAATCAGAGGAAATGGAGTCCATGTTGGGAGGTCAGAGAAAGTAGCTGATgagggaaggcaggagggaaTCAGAGAAtagaagaaatcattaaaaaaaaacagagggagggagggaagaagggagagaggaaagaggaatctTGCTGAGAAAGTTTAAATAAGCCACCAAAGTGAGTTACTCTAAAACCCTAGAACATTCCATGATTTGTCTCAatgtgtctctctctgcctctctcataCACTTTTTCTCTCTGAGACAATCAGAAATTGCTTTAGATTCACAAGATTAAAAGCATCTTTTAAATTCTTCAATGTGCAAGCTGGTTAATGGTTTGGCCCCAGGCTAAGGATGGCCTCCTTAAATGATGCATTTTATAACCTGTACTTGgggaaagacagaagaaatcaaaaagcAGACAAAGACATTTGTATCAGATATAATGcaatggaattcttttcttcacatCCTAGACATTCTATTCTTAAAccagttttttttccccactttgggGTGTCTCCTTGATGAGTGCAAGGCTTTCCCCCTTAAAACCAAGTTTTGCCAACTTGAGGGTATCTCCTTAATGGGAACGAGGTCCTTCCTCTTAAATCAGGGTTTTTTCAACTTTGGGGTGCCTCTGGATACAAGGCCCTTCCTGTTAAACTAGGGTTTTACCAACTTTGGTATAGTTCTCTAATGAGTACAAGGCCCttcctcaaataaaattttattaaatttgggGTATCTCCCTAATAGATATAAGATCAGTTGTCTCCGCACACTTCTTACTGTATGTGAACACTTTATGCATAAACTCAAAGTTAAACAAACTTTGTACTGAAGTTAAATGTTCCATAACTGTTATATTTCTCAGTGCCATTAATGTTGGTGAGTACATCATAAGACGATGCCTTTGAGTGTAACCCAGGGCTCATGTCTAGGCATCTGTATAAAACTCTCTTCACTAGTGGGGAGAATGATTCCCAGATGTGCTCTGCCTGCATTAAGGATGTAGCTGGTGAGAGCTCAAGAGAGTTGTTAATCTTTTTTCTAGCTTTCAGtttcaagaaagaaaagtaagattCTAGGTTTTCTTCAGAGAGAGAAGtccagggaggaagaggagaattctGGGATGAAGTTGTTATTAGTCTTTATTTCCCCAAGCTCTAACCAACTCTACTTCTCACACAGATGTGGAGTTTTGAATAATCAGTTCTCTCCATTGAGGAACAACAAGGTGATCTAATATTGGTTTGTGAAATCAGggagactcgtcttcctgacttcaaatttgacttcagacactagctgtgtgaccctgagaaagtcactaaaccattatttgcctcagttcctcatctgaaaaaaggagctggagaagaaaatgacaaaccaatatctttgctaagaaaacccccaaatagggtcatgaagagtctgaaatgactgaacaacaaatctcTTCATCAGTGAGAAGAGTCTTATACAAACATATAGGCCCAAATGCCCAGGTTGCCAATggaaaaaagatgacaaaaatgaaaataacttggGAATGGTTATAGATAATTTTGGGAAATTATTCATAattctaaatttaattattttaaatctttagtAGTAAAACACTATCCTTTTGTGTTGGATGGATATATAACTAATTTATAGATGGAATTTACTAAAGCAgccaaaatataataaaagttaatACTTTTTTAGAACacaacttccatcttagaatcaatactgtgtattggttccaaggcagaagagtaaaataagggcaaggcaattgggattaagtgacttgcctaggg is from Gracilinanus agilis isolate LMUSP501 chromosome 2, AgileGrace, whole genome shotgun sequence and encodes:
- the LOC123235837 gene encoding TIP41-like protein; amino-acid sequence: MMIHGFQSSRQDFSFGPWKLTAAKTHIMKSADVEKLADELHMPSLPEMMFGDNVLRIQHVSGFGIEFNATDALKCVNNYQGVLKVACAEEWQESRTEGEHSKEIIRPYDWTYTTDYKGTLLGEALKLKVVPTTDHIDTEKLKAREQIKFFEEVLLFEDELHDHGVSSLSVKIRVMPSSFFLLLRFFLRIDGVLIRMNDTRLYHEADKTYMLREYTSRESKIANLMHVPPALFTEPNEISQYLPVKEAVCEKLEFPERMDLNLAATQENTCMESK